The genomic segment CGGCACGTAGGAGATGTTGAATACGAAGACGGCCAGGATCCACGTAGCGGCAAAGGCCAGCACGACCCCAGTCAATGCGCCGATTGCGCCGAGGAACAGGTACTCGATCGTCATGATCTTCAGAATCTGGTTCCGGGAGCCGCCGAGGGTCTTCAGGAGTACGCTTTCCTGCATCCGCTGGTAACGGCTGTTGGTCACGACGCCTACCAGGACGATGACGCCGGTGAATACGCTGAACAGCGCCATGAAACGGACGATTAGGGAGACCTTGCCGAGGATGTCATTGAGGGTGTTCAGGATGAGGCTCAGGTCGATCAAGGAAACGTTGGGAAACCGGCTCACCGTTTCCCGCTGAAAGCGCGCCGAGACCTGCGGATCGTCGATCCGGGTCACGACCACGTGGAACTGGGGCGCCTCTTCCAGGACGCCCTCCGGGAAGACCATGAAGAAGTTGGGCTGCATCCGCTGCCAGTCGACGGCGCGCACGCTCCCAACGGTGGTCTTCACCGGCACGCCCTGCACGTCGAACACGACCTCGTCGCCGATACTCAGCCCCAGGCGGTCGGCGATGCCTTTTTCCACGGATACGAGGACGGAGTCCCCATCGGCGTCGGCGCGGGGTTGCAGCGACCCTTCCAGGAGCGTTTCCGCGTCCTCCAGGTGGGCCCGGTAGGTCGAACGGTATTCCCGGCGCAACGGCCAGCGCGATACCCTTTCCGTCGTATCCGCCATCACCTCCGCGATCGTCCGCCCTTTCAGGCCCGCCAGCCGCATGCTTACCACCGGCGTCTGCTGCATGACCGGCAGTCCGTTTTGGCGCATCGACGCCAGGATATCCTCCCGCTGGCCGGGTTGTATGTCGAAGAGCACCAGGTTCGACTGCCTGTCTCCACCGACCTGGGTAATGTGTCCCACGAGGGAATACTGCAGGAGGTACAGTGTCGTGATCAGGAAGGCGCCCAGCCCGAGGGCGACGACCATGGTGACGGTCTGGTTGTCCGGGCGGAAGAGATTGGCCAGGCCCTGCCGCCAGACATAGGGCCACGTAGCCGGCACGATGCGCCGGGCCAGCGTGATCAGGCTCCGCGCGACCAGCGTCAGCAGCAGGAAGGCGCAGATCAGTCCCCCCGCGAATCCCACGCCCTGCAGCCAAACCCGGGTCTGGCTGATGCCGAAGAGCACGACGCCGGCCACGAGTACGGCGATCAGTACGATGCGCCGCGGATCCGCGTTGCCGCGCCGTGGTGTTTCGACGGAGGAGCGTAGCGTGAGCAGGGGAGAAATGTCCCTGATCGCAAGGAGCGGCAAGAGGGCGAACAACAACGCCATGAGCAGCCCGAGACCCATGCCCTGTAGCAGCGGAAGCCAGGTAAACCCCACCACCAGTTCGAAGGGAACGAAGTCCTGGATCAGCACGGGCAGTACACCGAGGACGAGATAGCCGACGGCGGCGCCGATGGCGGAACCGATCACGCCAATGGCCATGGCCTGTATGACGTACACCGCGAAGGTGTGCCGCCCTTCCGCGCCCAGGCAGCGCAGCACGGCAATAGTACCCCGTTTTCGCCGTACGTAGGTGTGAATGGCGCTGGCGACCCCCACGCTTCCGAGGATCAGGGCGATGAACCCGCTCAGGTTGAGAAACCGGTAGAGATTGCCCAGGGACCTTTCCAGGCCCGCCTGGCGGTCCCTCACGGTGTCCCAGTCCATCCCCCACCTGGCCGCGGTGTCCGCGCTGTGGGTTGCCGCGAGTTCATCTGCATCCACACCGTCGTCGAACCTGAACAGGGCCCGGTAGGTGACGCGGCTGCCCGGCTGGATCAACCCCGTGGATTCGAGTTCCGACATGGGGATGTAGACCCGGGGACCGATCGTGCTCATGGCCGCGGTTTCGCCCGGTATGCTCACCAGGCGGCCGGAGATCTCGAGCGTGCGCATCCCGACGCGGATCGAGTCGCCCACCTCCACGCCGTGCTGGATCATAAGGTTGTCGTCCACGAGGGCCGTGCCGTCCGTCTTGAACGATTGCGCGGCGGCAGCGGGGACCGTTTCCAGCACGCCGTAATAGGGGAACGCGCCTTCGAGCGCCCGTACGTTCGACAGGCGTGACGAGTCCGTCCGGGGGAAGGAGACCATGGAGACGAAACTGGATTGGCGCGACTGCTCGCCGCCCAGGTTCCGGAGAAAGACTTCGGCCGAATCCGAGAAGGCCGTCCGGGTGTTAATGTCGAGGTCGGCACCGAGCAGGGCCTTGGCCTCCACGTCGATCGCGGCCGCCATGCTGTCGCCCAGGGTACGGATTGAGACCAGGGCGGCGGTGCCCAGGATGATGGACGACATGTACAGGAGCAGGCGGCGCCGGTAGGTCCGGCTGTCCCGCCAGGCCATGCTGAGCAGCCAGCCTGCCCGTACCGGCGTCTTATCAGATGCGGGGGGAACGCTCATGACTGAGGATCTGGGGTAAGGGAAAGGGACGGCGCTTCCGGGATATCGGAATGCACAGGATGGTAGTCTTCGACCATGCGGCCCCCGCTCAACCGGACGATGCGACGGGTCCTCCGCGCCAGGTCGAGGTTGTGGGTCACGGTGACCAGGGTCGTCCCGGATTCCTCGTTCAGTTCAAACAGCAGACTTTCCACGGTTGCGGCCGTATCGGCGTCGAGATTGCCCGTGGGTTCGTCCACGAAGAGCAATGCCGGACGGTTGATGAAGGCCCTGGCCATGGCGACCCGCTGCTGTTCGCCCCCGGACAGTTGCACAGGGTAGTGGGTGGTCCGGTCCGCCAGCCCCACGCGGTCCAGGAGTTCCTCCGCCCGGCGGTAGACTGCCTTTTCGCCGCGCAACTCGGCCGGGACCATGACATTCTCGAGACTGGTGAGCGTTGGAATGAGCTGGAAATTCTGGAAAACAAAGCCCACGTGACGGTTGCGTACGCGGGCCCGTTCATCTTCATCGAGATCGTCCAGCACGATGCCGTTCAGTGAAACGGATCCCGTAGTCGCCCGGTCCAGGCCGGCGCAGAGGCCGAGCAGCGTCGTCTTCCCACTGCCGGAGGGGCCGATGATCGCCAGGGAGTCGCCCGGCATCAGGTCGAATTCGATCTCCCGCAAAACGGTAAGCGTCCCGCCGCCGCTCGGGTAGGTCTTGCTCAGGTCCCGGACCGACAGGATAGGCTGTTCGCTCATAGTGTCGGCGCTTCTCCTTCCCCGTAGTCCGGTTCCCGCAATTCCGGGTACCGGTCCAGTACCTGCAGGAGACGATCCGGATAGTCCGTAATGATGCCGTCCACGCCGTGATCGACATGGCGTTTCATTTCCGCTTCCTCGTTTATCGTCCAGACATACACGTCCATGTTGTGCCGGTGGGCGCCCGATACGAACCGGTTGCTTACCAGGGTCCGATCCTGAAAACTGGGCGGTACCTGCATCGTCTCTCCCCCGGGAACAAAGGCGAACCCGAGTCTCAGGGAATTCAGCACCCAGAAGCCGAGTACCTCACCGGCCGTGGACGATGTCGCGATGCCCGGGTTGTTGTCTCGAATGTATTTGACGCTCTCGGACTGAAAGGAAGCGATGACCTTCCGTTCCGGGTACGAACACTGCGCGATTGCCTCGGAAAAACGGACCCTGGCGGCATCGGACACGTCTTTCAGCTCGATGATCATACGGGTATCGGGGAGTGCGTTCAGTGCCTCTTCCAGCGTCGGAACCCGCAAACCCATGCCCCGGAACGGAAAGCTCGCCCCGTCGTCCGCGGTCCACCTGTAGCCCGCGTCCAGTTCCCGCAGTGCGTCCCAGGTCATCTCGTCGACCCGGCCCGCGCCGTCGGTCGTACGGTCGACCGTGGCGTCGTGAATGACTACCAGTTCACCGTCGCTGGTGGCGTGCACGTCGAATTCCAGTGCATCCGCACCGATTCTGACCGCGTTTTGAAAGGCAAACAGCGTGTTTTCCGGCCACAATCCCGCGCCGCCGCGGTGAGCGATGGCTAGGAGTTGGTCCGTATCCGTGAATGTATGCTCGGGCATGGGGCGGGATATAATCGAAGTGTATGCCAGGACCGCGACAAGTATGACCACGGCTGCAACGGCCAGCCGAAAAAACCATTTCCAGATGAATCTAAGCATTTAGCAGCCGCGGTTGGATTTAAAGGGGCCAGTCACGAAGGATGCGTTCCACTTCTTCGGCGTGACTGCTCTC from the Gemmatimonadota bacterium genome contains:
- a CDS encoding FtsX-like permease family protein — translated: MSVPPASDKTPVRAGWLLSMAWRDSRTYRRRLLLYMSSIILGTAALVSIRTLGDSMAAAIDVEAKALLGADLDINTRTAFSDSAEVFLRNLGGEQSRQSSFVSMVSFPRTDSSRLSNVRALEGAFPYYGVLETVPAAAAQSFKTDGTALVDDNLMIQHGVEVGDSIRVGMRTLEISGRLVSIPGETAAMSTIGPRVYIPMSELESTGLIQPGSRVTYRALFRFDDGVDADELAATHSADTAARWGMDWDTVRDRQAGLERSLGNLYRFLNLSGFIALILGSVGVASAIHTYVRRKRGTIAVLRCLGAEGRHTFAVYVIQAMAIGVIGSAIGAAVGYLVLGVLPVLIQDFVPFELVVGFTWLPLLQGMGLGLLMALLFALLPLLAIRDISPLLTLRSSVETPRRGNADPRRIVLIAVLVAGVVLFGISQTRVWLQGVGFAGGLICAFLLLTLVARSLITLARRIVPATWPYVWRQGLANLFRPDNQTVTMVVALGLGAFLITTLYLLQYSLVGHITQVGGDRQSNLVLFDIQPGQREDILASMRQNGLPVMQQTPVVSMRLAGLKGRTIAEVMADTTERVSRWPLRREYRSTYRAHLEDAETLLEGSLQPRADADGDSVLVSVEKGIADRLGLSIGDEVVFDVQGVPVKTTVGSVRAVDWQRMQPNFFMVFPEGVLEEAPQFHVVVTRIDDPQVSARFQRETVSRFPNVSLIDLSLILNTLNDILGKVSLIVRFMALFSVFTGVIVLVGVVTNSRYQRMQESVLLKTLGGSRNQILKIMTIEYLFLGAIGALTGVVLAFAATWILAVFVFNISYVPAYIPVLAVVGGIASITILVGMAASAGIYRQSPLEVLRAEI
- a CDS encoding ABC transporter ATP-binding protein; translated protein: MSEQPILSVRDLSKTYPSGGGTLTVLREIEFDLMPGDSLAIIGPSGSGKTTLLGLCAGLDRATTGSVSLNGIVLDDLDEDERARVRNRHVGFVFQNFQLIPTLTSLENVMVPAELRGEKAVYRRAEELLDRVGLADRTTHYPVQLSGGEQQRVAMARAFINRPALLFVDEPTGNLDADTAATVESLLFELNEESGTTLVTVTHNLDLARRTRRIVRLSGGRMVEDYHPVHSDIPEAPSLSLTPDPQS
- a CDS encoding glycerophosphodiester phosphodiesterase, translated to MLRFIWKWFFRLAVAAVVILVAVLAYTSIISRPMPEHTFTDTDQLLAIAHRGGAGLWPENTLFAFQNAVRIGADALEFDVHATSDGELVVIHDATVDRTTDGAGRVDEMTWDALRELDAGYRWTADDGASFPFRGMGLRVPTLEEALNALPDTRMIIELKDVSDAARVRFSEAIAQCSYPERKVIASFQSESVKYIRDNNPGIATSSTAGEVLGFWVLNSLRLGFAFVPGGETMQVPPSFQDRTLVSNRFVSGAHRHNMDVYVWTINEEAEMKRHVDHGVDGIITDYPDRLLQVLDRYPELREPDYGEGEAPTL